One Uloborus diversus isolate 005 chromosome 7, Udiv.v.3.1, whole genome shotgun sequence genomic window, ataaaaacgcatCCCTGAGAACTTACATGAAATTTCCGTGGTTTCTCTAAGAAAATATGAATAAGATCGAACTCGAAACATAAAATTAATAACTATTATCTGTTCTTAAAATTCCCTATCTACTGCTGTGAATTTAAGCTATTGCATGTGCTATTGCTCagttcgcaattttttttttttttttatttgtttggaaACAAAAATAACAACCGTCAAGGGAATCAGTTGACAACTTCGAGATTACCTTTAAATAGGCGTTACGAAACAGTTGATAACCAATAAGATAGAAGGAAAATTATGGCTCATCCTCTTTTTCTTTTCACTGCTTAACGCCCTCATAAACCAGAATGGCAAAAAAACAACCCTTCTGATTTTGCCAATTTTTCTGATTACGTGACAATCAGCTAGCGCAGAGAcaaaagagaagactttttttattattatttacaagttaaacagcttcacatagaggactgcgtgccaagcgccttgcctccccGGACAAACACTggaaagatttacaacataagagaaggaaataacactcagggaaccggtgggaatcgaacccccCACCCCTGGCTCATAAGACGAAGCTTCAAAAATGGTAAGACATTCCCTTGATTCTGAAAAAAGTTGCATGAAATAGCGATAAAAAGAAACGTAAGCCACGCCCATTTCTCGGATAAGCTACACCCACTTTTCTTGTCCTAGTAGTTTTCAGACACTGAATAAAGATATTGTAGTCAGTTGTGAGTGACTTGGAATCGGAAATAAAGACAAGACTCGTAACTCCACCTGCTGCTTGTTGtcgtttatgcatttttaaacattgatttcCAAATTTGTTTTATAGTTCGTGGTAGTAGGCTGTTTAAAGATAGGAAGATAAAGTAAGAACTTTAGAAATCGCACACCGAGACATTCTTTCCCATCTGCATCATTTTACGTTTTAAGCAGTATTTCTACAATGAATGAGAAAGGTAAAAGAGCTTTTGACATGTGGGAAGTGCccgaaaatattgatttaaatgcTCCCCCAGTTTCAGGATTTGATTATTTATACAGAGTCCGATTAGAGACTAGAAAGTGTCCCAAAGTGGTTGTAGCCAATATTGACACGACAAAGTTTATCCATCGTCGGACTCAAAGCGTTGATTTTCACAGTGGTTTTACGCCTGCACCTCCAGGTTTAGAACCCGATACTGAATGGCAGAAAGGTGAACTTGAGCTATTTGAAAAATACCGAACTCAGCTATTCAAAAACAGAGCATTATTAAAACGTAAGTTTGCAAAGCGAAATTCACCTAATATCAACAAAAGTGCGGAGTGGTGTTTGTACTGTTTGGGTTACGAAAAATACAATGGTATATACAAGAAAATTGACCCTGAGTCAGATTGTAGCTCAGATGTCCCTGCAAAAAAGAAACCTTGTTTAGACCTTGGAAATCGACCACTGTTGAGCATTTTGTTGTATTTGAATCAACGTTCTGTCAAAAAACTAGTTAGTTACCACACAAGTTGGCTGAAAGAAATTGGAATATCTAAAGAACAGGGTGAATGGATATATGCTTTGTTAATGTGCCTGGAAAAACCTTTGGATCCTGATACATGTGATGTGCTTCGAAATTTATCAAAACTATGTTCTTCTTTGAGGTTAGGGCTATTGAATCCGCAAGATGAAATGTTAATTTCCCTTAAcattattataactattattgCTCAATGCTTTGATCAAAAAGATTTGAGTGACACTTTCTTCAAAACTGAAAGTTCTAACatatgagaaataaataaaaagttgtattttttacctttttatgtaagttttattttaacttaGTAAGTATTTGTTTTTACAATTGACTATGATTAAAATTGTTAGAATATCTCCTTagaattattgtacttttttcttTAGAGTCACAATAGTGATTTCAGTAGCTAAAAGTTCCAGATATTCAGTCTGAACAGGGAAGCTCCAGCCCACCGAAAGTTGGAAGTTTTCTGgaaaatttcagatatttaaaaaaaaaaacactttttcagtTTGCACTAGAATATAGTATAGTCATGAAAGATCTTAAGCAATTAAAAGGAgtagtgaaaaatgttttttgacgcATAAATCATTCATCCTCACCCATTCATTATTaaattcagggttcgtacgggtcatggaaatcctggaaagtcatggaaaaaaaataagcgaatttcagacctggaaaagtcatggaaaaatgaaattttttattgaaagtcatggaaatttatttcaagtcatggaaaaatgtcctggactaAAAGAGGAAGTAACAATAACTAAAGGAGCAtaagaaatcttgagtgattcaTCAGCATAGCATatgaaagctattaaaagtggaaaattgaactatcccaaaatcaaatctgaattttgaaatctctttGCATcaacttctgtcgcagccgcttgcctttttttgcgatgtgattttactgcttggacatcacttattttgaatttactgttattttcaacacttcttatatttcatattctgtagtagtgaaATTccattcttagttttgccacgcccactcaaaaaaagcaattcaattgcatctgagttcaatTCCATTActtgtaagaactttattattacatttatcagagttttatcttaatttgttgaaggttttagaaaataaagatctttagtcaggcgatagaatacagaaaaagaggaattctaatactctaaaacagaaGTGCCCAACATATGGCCCGCAaaaccagggccgatcctagggtgtcggccgcccgtgtgcaaagacctaatgtgccgcccctcaagtgtaatttgcatattttgactaatctttaacgtctatataaatctttctttaaatttctatgccaaattcgaatttaaaaagagGAGAGGGggaacagaagaatgatcttataaaaaaggagaaattttttataataagaaacttcttaggtacaatttatatctttgaagaaagtaatagataccaaaatttactagtcgtaaaaaagcattttatggtctttcttcggtgacatcagagaagggacggaggaagagGAAGCGTGGgaggaggtgtcaggggttcaggggaggaggattgctccaagaaaattgtcgaaattggcgtatgaaaaatatttttagttaatctttagttgtgtttggttgcaaggacaaaagagtcaagtatattcgaggtgcatggagaaattttcgaaattgacgtcaaatatcgcaattttaggaactttttagacactttaggtgaaagtaatgttgcagttctttcctaaaattctttcaaaattgaaatcaatttgaagctattttttaagaccgtagcttaggaaggatcggcgttcttcccgaaaaatctccgaaactgaaattttaaacccgtaattttgggttacctttgttgacgttgcaagaagGAGGGAGATTCAACAGTCTCCCattgaaagattttgaaatataagtttaaaacgcaaatttaggccgtctttggtgacggtaggggatctggcggctatcctccggtaatttctcggcactattttttcaaaaacccgtttttggctagatttgaaaacaataggggtaacgtgaaaatattccgaaacaaaatatttttcggagctgaaatccattataggtcatttttgggaagaaagggttttggagctcttaagctttttatattatctttggtgacgttaacaaaataGGGAAGTTTCTACGGTTCGgatgtttttcaacattaatatctgaaaaatataactatagacttttgtccacctcacctcgacgattgatggatatgccctagcaccgtaaaaagttacataagcctgacAGTTCTCCTCCTGAATTCTTTAGAaaaataagtcccaaaatcgtattttaagcattgtttgataacgatgggacgaagagcgggcgggggttcaatgtgccctcacgaactgtgtttttgaaactgaagtcaatttcaggctagtttaggcagaaAGCTGTAGTTCCAcagaaccgtctaaaaacgaaatttacaGGTATAGTGATtgggttggagaaaagggggatccggggtctttccccaaaagttcttgaaactgatgtttgaaagaCGCAATTTTCgtttgtttttcaatactttAAGTGAGAGGGGGGTGGAATTAGaagcttctctaaagacgctaattgagactgtctttggtagtaatgcttgcgaatggatttcggggtcctccaccgcaaaaatttcgaaaaatgccaaagcaattttatatgactttTGATGATAGAAAGGGCTgccgtctgaaaacacgttttggattttggagccaacatttttaggctatgtttaaGTTAAGGTGAAAGAGGTGAATCAGGGATTTAATTGGGtttttaagatcgatggttcaaccagcgaaattttctgaaagtgaagccctagaaacgcaattttaagccttctttagtttcgtcaaggaggttacggcatccttttggatcttcgttttggagctacatttaaatttgcttcccagggcaagggccctgtcctcctacctgatctgaaaccgggcagttcattcaaggttttaatcagaaaaattgtcgtaaagggggaaaagtacaacatttttgttcgtcattcatatatgttactctcaagggagtcgcaattttcctttctctccacgcatcctcgattgttaaacacagagtttgttacatagtttgttgtttgaaatacttgcgagagtatctaatcagtatagcttttttttaaaataatttaaataaaatatgtcttcattgtttaggtctataaaagcttggggggtaaacattagtggccgccctcggagctccttttagacggcaccatttcatgcttcagaagggggcctttcccttcccctgtatccatgcctgattaccggttctgtcacaaactttgcaaccaaatgaagcatgttgtTAAGAGTAGACattaatggacaataaaccaacacaatgttccctaacattctatttttcttaaactatgctatgctgtcggaaAATCGACACAtcctttgacaattgaacatttaaaaatcagaatatttattctacttattataagttatcttgtgagaaattcttgaggaattttgcttgattataagaattatatgatgcggcctgcggccgccccttgctttggccgcccttgtgcggtgcacactctgcacacctgctaggatcggccctgcgcaaaactaatccatgccacccactgctacgttcaatgtcaggaatcaagcatgttctggaatttctgaacctattaatttatatgcttttgaaaatgtgcaaataagtaaacaaaacaagtatacttttgaatcaggagattgattcattactgattttttttaatggatttttaagaaaacaaactaaactatgtggctttactttaaagaaccaaaatactgtcaagttgcatggatgattaaatgcactgttgacactaaaaggcatcttttgaaatgaatttattgaaacttagtgatgactcattcaacctttgtcccattcaataccattctgcctgtttataaaaaaaaatatcagacatttaaactaatc contains:
- the LOC129226273 gene encoding gem-associated protein 2-like; protein product: MNEKGKRAFDMWEVPENIDLNAPPVSGFDYLYRVRLETRKCPKVVVANIDTTKFIHRRTQSVDFHSGFTPAPPGLEPDTEWQKGELELFEKYRTQLFKNRALLKRKFAKRNSPNINKSAEWCLYCLGYEKYNGIYKKIDPESDCSSDVPAKKKPCLDLGNRPLLSILLYLNQRSVKKLVSYHTSWLKEIGISKEQGEWIYALLMCLEKPLDPDTCDVLRNLSKLCSSLRLGLLNPQDEMLISLNIIITIIAQCFDQKDLSDTFFKTESSNI